A stretch of Tripterygium wilfordii isolate XIE 37 chromosome 11, ASM1340144v1, whole genome shotgun sequence DNA encodes these proteins:
- the LOC120009159 gene encoding uncharacterized protein LOC120009159 has protein sequence MEMESVQPNQDADSLENTSSETLVSPVSPDIKGVSGEPEMRTRLGDKYQAEIPSMKLESDFLGPLFDSADAEDIHDASDAFLIGLPIRIMWVRDEVRNSKDEPLGFPCKTDDMVTENMSTKSRKKRKCHSSLDNKSFKLKLEPLDSVSLDDGKWKKGKNLGSKVAGRINVDKSKSKLLVPGSSGDLWKDAEVDNFLLGLYIFGKNFFLVKRFIENKEMGDILSYYYGEFYRSDKYRRWSDCWKTKCKKYIRGRRIFTGWRLKEFLARLHPHVPEEFQSALPEVSMSFADGTTSLEKYVSYLKTVVGIHVLVEAVGIGKGKDDLTGLAVEPAKTHQRHSERATLPAGKDCCSLTSKEIIKLLTGKFQLSKSRRNDIFWEAVWPRLLARGWHSEQPKYQGYLDSKDHLVFLMPGVKKFSRRELVKGDHYFDSVSGVLSKVASEPELLQLESDDNRDGSCSAEDGLALQLPKDQNDPNCHLKPPAPKQNHVKLTIVDSSFVQGKELSKTTEMRDSPLGVKIRSKLTSISREIEANIPENLLGKRKVGAVVATRLNGGKIINSRNHGEKIFDNDIHSEEIPDISDTTHMRFTIVDTSLIQRGKPYKVSELSYSPIEFKVTSEISHLSREDEQGSSENSVGKQEPNAADFPSDDKNYVKSSTHSRDTSDIHSLNENAIFPDTANKMVESVQDTEVNPSDEYWSKRMIKHQFSRRVKPGHPNKLVPPIKRRRLTACVKAEASRAIKNVSGEHLTASCNWNSQNAGKSNAFQVGSSQEDVVLPSPSVTCVLEEESNHSSSFDVSVSPGENEKGQPKSLVELNVPESLPVCENEETVVPEMKENQGINPNGTCFVNNKNKLDATAPNNSIHVSSEEKQPDMKPKRQSTRNRPLTTKALEALETGFVDVFKLRRKRTEVCKKDFLFASPSRRARSRITSNRSNSGSSIVDSNEQKGC, from the exons ATGGAG ATGGAGTCAGTTCAGCCGAATCAGGATGCCGATTCCCTTGAGAATACATCTTCTGAGACATTGGTTTCTCCGGTCTCTCCTGATATAAAAGGTGTTAGTGGAGAACCGGAGATGAGAACCCGGCTTGGTGATAAGTATCAGGCAGAAATCCCTTCCATGAAATTAGAATCTGATTTTCTTGGGCCTTTATTTGACTCTGCTGATGCAGAAGACATACATGATGCTTCTGATGCCTTTCTAATTGGTTTGCCCATCCGAATTATGTGGGTCCGTGATGAAGTGAGAAACAGCAAGGATGAACCCTTGGGATTTCCCTGTAAGACTGATGATATGGTTACTGAAAACATGTCAACAAAATCTAGAAAAAAGAGGAAGTGTCATTCTAGCTTAGATAATAAGAGTTTCAAACTCAAGTTGGAACCACTGGATTCTGTTTCATTGGATGATGGGAAatggaaaaaagggaaaaatctTGGATCTAAGGTGGCTGGGAGGATTAATGTGgacaaaagcaaaagcaaactCCTAGTTCCTGGTTCATCTGGTGACCTTTGGAAGGATGCTGAAGTAGATAATTTTCTTCttggtttatatatatttggaaaaaactttttCCTGGTGAAGAGGTTCATAGAGAATAAAGAGATGGGTGACATATTGTCTTACTATTATGGGGAGTTCTATAGGTCAGATAAATACCGTCGATGGTCTGATTGTTGGAAGACAAAATGTAAGAAATATATACGTGGACGGAGAATTTTCACAGGTTGGAGGCTAAAGGAATTTTTAGCTCGTTTGCATCCCCATGTCCCAGAGGAATTTCAAAGTGCTTTGCCAGAG GTCTCTATGTCATTTGCTGATGGGACAACCTCTCTTGAAAAATATGTATCCTACTTGAAGACCGTTGTTGGCATTCATGTTTTGGTAGAAGCTGTTGGTATTGGTAAGGGGAAGGACGATCTCACTGGCCTTGCCGTCGAGCCTGCAAAGACACATCAAAGGCACTCTGAACGTGCCACTTTACCAGCTGGAAAAGATTGCTGCTCACTTAcatcaaaagaaataattaaattgttgaCTGGAAAATTCCAATTGAGCAAATCCCGTAGGAATGATATTTTCTGGGAAGCTGTTTGGCCTCGATTGCTTGCAAGAGGGTGGCACTCTGAGCAACCTAAGTATCAGGGTTATCTGGATTCTAAAGATCATTTGGTTTTTCTTATGCCTGGCGTGAAGAAGTTTTCGAGAAGGGAACTTGTGAAAGGGGACCACTATTTTGATTCTGTTAGTGGTGTTTTGAGCAAAGTGGCATCTGAACCAGAACTTCTTCAGCTGGAATCTGATGATAATAGAGATGGCAGCTGCAGTGCAGAAGATGGGTTGGCTTTACAGTTGCCAAAAGACCAGAATGATCCCAATTGTCACCTTAAACCTCCAGCTCCTAAGCAGAACCATGTGAAGTTGACCATAGTAGATTCCAGTTTTGTCCAGGGAAAAGAATTATCCAAGACGACAGAAATGAGAGATTCACCACTTGGCGTTAAAATTAGATCCAAGCTTACCAGTATTTCTAGAGAAATTGAAGCGAACATCCCAGAGAATTTACTTGGTAAACGTAAAGTTGGTGCTGTTGTTGCTACACGATTGAATGGTGGAAAGATCATCAACAGTCGTAACCATGGTGAAAAGATCTTTGATAATGATATCCACAGTGAGGAAATACCTGATATTTCTGACACAACCCATATGAGGTTCACTATTGTTGATACCAGTTTGATCCAAAGAGGAAAACCATACAAGGTGTCAGAATTGAGTTATTCACCAATTGAATTTAAAGTTACTTCTGAAATATCCCATTTATCAAGAGAAGATGAACAGGGTTCCTCAGAGAATTCAGTGGGCAAGCAAGAGCCAAATGCTGCTGATTTTCCATCAGATGACAAAAACTATGTTAAAAGTTCCACCCACAGTCGAGATACATCTGATATTCATAGCTTAAATGAAAATGCAATCTTCCCAGACACTGCAAACAAAATGGTGGAAAGTGTCCAGGATACAGAAGTAAATCCATCAGATGAATATTGGTCAAAGAGGATGATCAAACACCAATTCAGTCGAAGGGTAAAGCCTGGTCATCCTAATAAATTAGTTCCTCCCATTAAACGGCGTAGATTAACTGCTTGTGTTAAGGCCGAGGCAAGTCGTGCCATTAAGAATGTCTCAGGTGAACATTTGACGGCCTCATGCAATTGGAACTCACAAAATGCAGGGAAAAGTAATGCTTTTCAGGTTGGTTCTTCCCAGGAGGATGTGGTGTTGCCTAGCCCATCCGTTACATGTGTTCTTGAGGAGGAAAGCAATCATTCAAGTTCTTTTGATGTGAGCGTGTCTCCCGGTGAAAATGAGAAAGGCCAACCCAAGTCTTTGGTTGAATTGAATGTACCTGAAAGTTTGCCGGTGtgtgaaaatgaagaaacagtAGTTCCGGAGATGAAAGAGAACCAGGGCATCAATCCGAATGGTACTTGTTTTGTGAACAATAAAAACAAGCTTGATGCTACAGCACCGAATAATTCTATTCATGTTAGTTCTGAAGAGAAACAACCTGATATGAAACCAAAAAGGCAAAGCACAAGAAACAGGCCACTGACAACTAAAGCATTGGAAGCTCTTGAAACTGGATTTGTGGACGTGTTTAAATTGAGACGGAAGAGAACAGAAGTCTGCAAAAAAGACTTTCTATTTGCAAGTCCATCACGAAGAGCCCGTAGCAGAATCACATCAAATCGCAGTAATTCTGGCTCTAGCATTGTAgactcaaatgaacaaaaaggtTGTTAA
- the LOC120009022 gene encoding uncharacterized protein LOC120009022: MGKSCLPKCRLGRILSWLQILLGGLVMIVSIANLFKLYSSGFFLHNEVVCRPYYGAKDLYEGFDLRALNDRVGEVLNRMDSLQEKLERTVQEMEKNKDGLVKTNITRLEHKKFLEEEVIRPLYNAHIALRQIRLPMAEGIRNSTMKEEPLINTFIREEIRKYITPKENRLGKINIYGKERVYNTIGHACVLMKKELEEYMDYDIGSYCKDDWNLAQKLMVNGCDPLPRRRCLTRASKVYQKPYPINESLWKIPDDRNVRWGNYQCRNFTCLSSKNPKRGFSKCINCFEMELEKLKWVTNTSNSSLPVDFWISDVLAIKPGEIRIGLDFGIGTGSFAARMREKNVTIISTALNLGAPFNEMIALRGLVPLYVTLNQRLPFFDNTMDIIHTSGFMDGWIDLQLLDFILYDWDRILRPGGLLWIDRFFCDRKDLDDFMYMFLQFRYKKHKWVIAPKSKDEVYFSALLEKPQRAI; this comes from the coding sequence ATGGGAAAGTCATGCTTACCAAAATGCAGATTGGGGAGAATATTGAGTTGGCTTCAAATCCTGTTAGGGGGTCTTGTTATGATTGTAAGCATAGCAAACCTTTTCAAGTTGTATTCATCTGGATTTTTCTTGCATAATGAAGTCGTATGTCGACCCTATTATGGTGCCAAAGATCTCTATGAGGGGTTTGATCTGAGAGCATTGAACGATCGAGTTGGGGAAGTACTGAACAGGATGGACAGCTTGCAGGAAAAGCTTGAGCGAACAGTGCAAGAAATGGAAAAGAACAAAGACGGCTTGGTTAAAACCAATATTACGAGACTGGAACATAAGAAATTTTTAGAGGAGGAGGTGATTAGGCCTCTTTATAATGCTCATATTGCTCTTCGACAGATTCGATTACCTATGGCTGAAGGAATTAGAAACAGTACAATGAAAGAGGAACCCTTGATCAATACTTTCATTAGAGAAGAGATACGGAAGTATATTACTCCCAAAGAGAACAGACTTGGGAAGATTAATATTTATGGGAAAGAGAGGGTATATAACACAATTGGACATGCTTGTGTTTTGATGAAGAAAGAATTGGAAGAGTATATGGACTATGATATTGGATCTTACTGTAAAGATGATTGGAACCTTGCTCAGAAGCTCATGGTTAATGGTTGTGATCCATTGCCTCGAAGGCGGTGCTTGACCAGGGCCTCAAAAGTGTACCAGAAGCCTTACCCCATCAATGAGTCCTTGTGGAAAATTCCTGATGATAGAAATGTGCGATGGGGCAATTATCAGTGCAGAAACTTTACATGCCTATCGAGCAAGAATCCAAAGCGAGGATTTTCAAAGTGCATCAATTGCTTTGAGATGGAGTTGGAGAAGCTTAAATGGGTAACGAATACATCCAATAGTTCACTTCCTGTGGATTTTTGGATAAGTGATGTTCTGGCTATTAAGCCCGGGGAGATTAGAATTGGTTTAGACTTTGGCATTGGAACTGGAAGTTTTGCTGcaagaatgagagaaaaaaatgttACTATCATCTCAACTGCTCTGAATCTTGGAGCGCCATTCAATGAAATGATTGCACTGAGAGGCTTGGTTCCATTGTATGTAACATTGAATCAGCGCCTTCCCTTTTTTGACAACACAATGGACATAATTCACACTTCTGGGTTTATGGATGGCTGGATTGACCTGCAGTTGTTAGATTTTATCCTCTATGATTGGGATCGAATACTAAGGCCGGGAGGATTGCTGTGGATCGATCGGTTCTTTTGTGACAGGAAAGATTTGGATGACTTCATGTACATGTTTCTGCAGTTCAGGTACAAGAAACACAAGTGGGTTATTGCTCCTAAATCCAAGGATGAGGTCTATTTCTCTGCATTGCTTGAGAAACCTCAAAGAGCTATCTGA
- the LOC120009490 gene encoding cullin-1-like translates to MYRETISKIKLVTFGAKLLGLSIGPPFGGALAQKADVFSVLCICLSECRGDKQNSSSSARPVRPVDQAKKTKRRNATENRKTPFLVFIEEGISLPQPSFRVRQTVRAMFPKEISVDEGLMIMEEAIVKARRIIQGESDLKFTTEEYFRFYECVYFMCVNPNNYGKTNEIYDRFKESLEESIVSTVLPSLANKSGAPLLTELVVMWCNYKKMSKRLIGFFQYLDRFFIPHSAKVLSLNDTCINCFQELVFEKLVHEFCTAAISLINQEREGSHIDWNVLKNALLIFVEIDGCGRSRYYQEFEKAMLEEAANYYSRLAEGWLLYDSCADYIQKVKWCINREKERASCCFPCCTGEKLLKVVIAQLVENRVARLNEKQQAENCGLFTDFQEMLSKCAGMRLEEGSPTSTPGEWLSSLMENSAHINGV, encoded by the exons ATGTATCGTGAGACTATTTCAAAAATTAAACTCGTGACCTTTGGGGCCAAGCTT CTGGGTTTAAGCATTGGGCCTCCTTTTGGTGGAGCATTGGCCCAGAAAGCTGACGTCTTTTCCGTTCTGTG TATATGTTTGTCCGAATGTAGAGGTGACAAACAGAACTCAAGCTCATCGGCCCGCCCAGTACGGCCTGTTGACCAAG CCAAAAAAACCAAAAGACGTAACGCAACAGAAAATAGAAAGACCCCCTTCCTCGTCTTCATCGAGGAAGGTATTTCTCTTCCACAGCCGAGTTTTCGAGTTCGACAGACAGTCAG AGCCATGTTTCCTAAAGAAATTTCAGTTGATGAAGGGCTGATGATAATGGAAGAGGCAATTGTGAAGGCAAGAAGAATCATTCAAGGCGAATCGGATTTAAAGTTCACTACCGAAGAATATTTTAGATTCTATGA ATGTGTTTATTTCATGTGCGTTAATCCTAACAATTACGGAAAAACAAATGAGATTTATGATAGATTCAAGGAGAGCTTGGAGGAGAGCATTGTTTCGACA GTACTGCCATCGTTAGCCAACAAAAGCGGTGCTCCTTTGTTGACAGAACTTGTTGTAATGTGGTGTAATTACAAGAAGATGTCAAAGAGGCTAATCGGATTCTTCCAATACCTGGACCGGTTCTTTATCCCACATTCTGCCAAAGTTCTGTCGCTTAATGATACCTGTATTAATTGTTTTCAAGAACTG GTTTTTGAGAAGCTAGTCCATGAATTTTGTACAGCTGCAATATCGCTG ATCAATCAGGAGCGTGAAGGGTCACACATAGATTGGAATGTACTGAAGAATGCCTTGCTTATATTTGTAGAAATTGATGGATGTGGTAGATCAAGGTATTATCAAGAGTTTGAGAAGGCCATGCTGGAAGAAGCTGCTAATTACTACTCTCGGTTAGCTGAGGGGTGGCTTCTGTATGATTCATGTGCTGATTACATTCAAAAG gTTAAATGGTGCATAAATCGGGAGAAAGAAAGAGCCAGTTGCTGCTTCCCTTGTTGCACTGGAGAAAAGTTACTAAAG GTTGTCATAGCTCAGTTGGTGGAGAATAGAGTGGCTAGGTTGAACGAAAAGCAGCAAGCTGAGAACTGTGGCCTATTCACCGATTTTCAG gaaatgttgtccaaatgtGCTGGGATGAGGCTGGAAGAGGGAAGCCCCACATCGACACCAGGGGAATGGCTGTCTTCTTTGATGGAAAACTCAGCTCATATAAATGGAGTATGA
- the LOC120009965 gene encoding sucrose nonfermenting 4-like protein, with protein sequence MFKPGADGGRDDSGASRPVLIPMRFVWAYGGRSVYLSGSFTRWSEHILMSPMEGCPTVFQVICNLTPGYHQYKFIVDGEWRHDELQPFVSGTNGTVNTVFLARESDMIPTIVSQAPGRSNMELDDVFLRPDTIPRISDADLKVSRQRISVFLSGQTAYELLPESGKVMVLDINLPVKQAFHLLYEQGIPVAPLWDLCKYQFVGVLSAVDFILILRELGNRGSSLTEEELETHTIAAWKEGKVQLNRQIDDRERASHLISAGPYDSLKDVACKILQNNISTIPIIHSSGQDGSFPQLLHLACLSGILKCICRHFRHSYSSLPVLQQPICTIPLGSWLPKIGESSGRPFTMLRPNASVGAALSLLLQDDVSSIPIVDDNDSLLDIYSRSDITALAKDKAYAQIHLDEVTIQQVLQLGQDANSPYGFFNGQQRCQMCLSSDPLQKIMERLANPGVRRLVIVEAGSKRVQGIISLSDVFRFLLAT encoded by the exons ATGTTTAAACCTGGTGCAGATGGTGGACGTGACGATAGTGGAGCTTCAAGACCCGTTTTGATTCCAATGCGGTTCGTGTGGGCTTATGGGGGAAGAAGCGTCTATCTTAGTGGCTCATTCACTAG GTGGTCTGAGCATATACTTATGTCTCCAATGGAGGGTTGTCCAACtgtgtttcaagtaatttgcaACTTAACTCCAGGATATCACCAG TACAAGTTTATTGTCGATGGAGAATGGCGGCATGATGAGCTACAGCCCTTTGTGAGTGGAACCAATGGGACAGTAAACACCGTTTTTTTAGCTAGAGAATCAGATATGATCCCGACAATTGTTTCTCAGGCTCCTGGCAGATCTAACATGGAGCTCGATGATGTCTTCTTACGTCCT GATACAATTCCAAGGATATCGGATGCTGATTTGAAAGTTTCTCGTCAACGGATATCCGTGTTCTTATCAGGACAGACTGCATACGAGTTACTGCCTGAATCGGGCAAG GTTATGGTCTTGGATATTAATTTACCGGTGAAGCAAGCATTCCATCTCCTCTATGAACAG GGAATCCCTGTGGCTCCTCTGTGGGACCTCTGCAAATATCAATTTGTTGGAGTTCTAAGTGCAGTGGACTTCATCCTGATCCTAAGAGAG CTAGGAAATCGTGGATCTAGTTTgacagaagaagaattagaaacGCATACAATAGCAGCATGGAAGGAGGGCAAAGTACAACTTAACAGACAAATAGATGACAGAGAAAGAGCTTCTCATCTCATCTCT GCTGGGCCTTATGATTCACTGAAAGACGTTGCTTGCAAGATTCTGCAAAACAACATCTCAACAATTCCCATCATCCATTCTTCTGGACAAGATGGTTCTTTTCCGCAGCTACTGCATCTTGCTTGCCTTTCTGGAATACTGAAGT GTATATGCAGACATTTTAGACATAGCTATAGTTCCTTGCCAGTTCTTCAGCAACCAATTTGTACAATTCCTTTGGGCTCCTGGCTTCCAAAAATTGGTGAATCTAGTGGACGGCCATTTACAATGCTGAGACCAAATGCTTCTGTTGGTGCTGCCCTGTCTTTGTTACTGCAAG ATGATGTCAGTTCAATACCAATAGTGGATGACAATGACTCATTGCTCGATATTTATTCTCGAAG TGATATTACTGCTTTGGCAAAGGATAAAGCCTATGCTCAGATTCATCTTGATGAAGTTACTATTCAGCAG GTACTGCAACTGGGACAAGATGCGAATTCTCCTTATGGCTTCTTCAATGGACAGCAGAGATGTCAGATGTGTTTGAGTTCTGATCCTCTGCAAAAAATTATGGAGCGATTGGCAAACCCTG GGGTTAGAAGACTTGTTATAGTCGAGGCCGGCAGCAAGCGTGTACAAGGGATCATCTCATTGAGTGATGTGTTCAGGTTCTTGCTTGCTACCTGA